The following are encoded together in the Bradyrhizobium algeriense genome:
- a CDS encoding dicarboxylate/amino acid:cation symporter, translating to MAATIATEAPASAAKPWYRVLYVQVLIAIVLGALFGWLWPALATNDWIKALGDGFIKLIKMVIAPIIFCTVVSGIAHIQDAKKVGRIGVKALVYFEVISTFALVIGLLVGNLVKPGAGFGGGMANAQAVAGFAKQAEAQKSVDFFLHIIPDTVVGAFAQGEILQVLLFSILFGFALMGLGERGHTIRAFIDDAAHAVFGVIAIVMKAAPIGAFGAMAFTIGKFGTGAILNLIGLIATFYVTAALFVFVVLGIVARIVGFSIFKFLAYIKDELLIVLGTSSSESALPSLMEKLERLGCSKSVVGLVVPTGYSFNLDGTNIYMTLATLFIAQALGFDLTFGQQLTILLVAMLTSKGASGITGAGFITLAATLAVVDPRLVPGMAILLGIDKFMSECRALTNLCGNGVACVVVSWWEGELDKSKLHANLNKQVDPSDVETALTTG from the coding sequence ATGGCGGCAACAATTGCGACCGAAGCGCCGGCAAGTGCGGCAAAGCCCTGGTACCGGGTTCTTTACGTTCAAGTTTTGATAGCGATCGTGCTCGGCGCACTGTTCGGCTGGCTGTGGCCCGCGCTTGCGACCAACGACTGGATCAAGGCGCTCGGCGACGGCTTCATCAAGCTGATCAAGATGGTGATCGCGCCGATCATCTTCTGCACCGTGGTATCCGGCATAGCGCATATACAAGATGCCAAGAAGGTTGGCAGGATCGGCGTCAAGGCGCTGGTCTATTTCGAGGTCATCTCGACCTTCGCGCTGGTGATCGGTCTGCTCGTCGGCAATCTGGTCAAGCCGGGCGCGGGTTTCGGCGGCGGCATGGCGAATGCGCAAGCCGTCGCCGGCTTTGCCAAGCAGGCCGAGGCGCAAAAGAGCGTCGATTTCTTCCTGCACATCATTCCCGATACGGTGGTCGGCGCCTTCGCGCAGGGCGAAATCCTCCAGGTGCTGCTGTTCTCGATCCTGTTCGGGTTTGCGCTGATGGGTCTTGGCGAGCGCGGCCACACGATCCGCGCCTTTATCGACGATGCGGCGCACGCGGTGTTCGGCGTCATCGCCATCGTGATGAAGGCCGCCCCGATCGGCGCGTTCGGCGCGATGGCGTTCACGATCGGCAAGTTCGGGACCGGCGCGATCCTGAACCTGATCGGACTGATCGCGACCTTCTACGTCACCGCCGCGCTGTTCGTGTTCGTGGTGCTCGGCATCGTCGCGCGGATCGTCGGTTTCTCGATCTTCAAGTTCCTGGCCTACATCAAGGACGAGCTCCTGATCGTGCTCGGCACGTCGTCCTCGGAAAGCGCGCTGCCGTCCTTGATGGAAAAGCTTGAGCGGCTCGGCTGCTCCAAGTCGGTGGTGGGTCTCGTGGTGCCGACCGGCTACTCGTTCAATCTCGACGGCACCAACATCTACATGACGCTGGCGACCCTGTTCATCGCGCAGGCGCTCGGCTTTGACCTGACCTTCGGCCAGCAACTGACCATCCTGCTGGTGGCGATGCTGACCTCGAAGGGCGCCTCCGGCATCACCGGCGCCGGCTTCATCACGCTGGCGGCGACGCTGGCCGTGGTCGATCCGCGGCTGGTGCCGGGCATGGCCATTCTGCTCGGCATCGACAAGTTCATGAGCGAGTGCCGTGCGCTGACCAATCTGTGCGGCAACGGCGTTGCCTGCGTGGTGGTGTCGTGGTGGGAGGGCGAACTCGACAAGAGCAAGCTGCACGCCAATCTGAACAAGCAGGTTGATCCGTCCGACGTGGAGACGGCGCTCACGACGGGATAG
- a CDS encoding Rne/Rng family ribonuclease encodes MPNKMLIDATHPEETRVVVVRGNRVEEFDFETAQRKQLRGNIYLAKVTRVEPSLQAAFIEYGGNRHGFLAFSEIHPDYYQIPVADRQALIEADERAHREAEEESENRSSSRHRGRSRHRNARRRGHGDRVQSGVVENAGQDPSQAAQPYEGEAHQHEGAYAGEVHPHDAEHHDEHHEDTAHHDHDAHETHDHDQDHSHDHDSQHDHERHHDHDAQGPDTRTDAASEAPVAELESGVPAAAPVEAAAPEATAEHAHDEHAHDEHHDEERARENAAHADDAPHIEHAGEGYAVASPDELAPASERDDGHDDEDDAEDAEEEVVESVGGDDVLEEVPERPFRPRRQYKIQEVIKRRQVMLVQVVKEERGNKGAALTTYLSLAGRYAVLMPNTARGGGISRKITSAQDRSRLKEVVQDLDVPEGMGIILRTAGASRTKPEIKRDFEYLIRMWETVRDMTLKSQAPTLVYEEGSLIKRSLRDLYNKEIDEIQVAGESGYQEARDFMKMLMPSNVRAVRQYRDGQPLFSRMGVESQLDAMFSPTVQLRSGGYIVINQTEALVSIDVNSGRSTREHHIEDTALKTNLEAAEEVARQLRLRDLAGLIVIDFIDMDEKRNNRAVERKLSDCLRQDRARIQVGRISHFGLLEMSRQRIRASVLESSTEPCAVCGGSGHVRSVSSVALQLLRGIEEILMKGATHNLVVRTRTDVALYVLNHKRGHLRDLENAFKVSLAVSADPTVAGQQSYIIDRGEQVHTLEAAKALLAAQATAFPPQVEEAYDDDEAFDIEAESEIETDETEGLADEAAEAAVGEGEGDGHRRKRRRRRRGRGEPREGGAPREDSDAMRVAGEAVEGVTAEDGEADEDEGDEQPGMARGDQPAGGERRPRRRGRRGGRRRRGAELEDGLAGSIADELGPTPTPEVTSAVADFDGGASEPAPSLVQADFQPEPVSQPAEMQPAAYAQPEPVESAPAPSTEETTQEAERAAARRRSTVREKVSFVTSAPAEPAPSSVSQSAPEPFESPAPAPTEPAPATSDEGAPRKAGWWSRRFGSGE; translated from the coding sequence ATGCCCAACAAGATGTTGATCGACGCCACCCACCCGGAAGAGACCCGGGTCGTTGTGGTCCGCGGCAACCGCGTCGAAGAGTTTGATTTCGAGACCGCCCAGCGCAAGCAACTGCGCGGCAATATCTACCTCGCCAAGGTCACGCGCGTAGAACCGTCGCTGCAGGCGGCGTTCATCGAATATGGCGGCAACCGCCACGGCTTCCTCGCCTTCAGCGAAATCCATCCGGACTACTACCAGATCCCGGTCGCCGACCGTCAGGCGCTGATCGAGGCCGACGAGCGCGCCCATCGCGAGGCCGAGGAAGAGAGCGAGAACCGCTCCTCTAGCCGCCACCGTGGCCGCTCGCGCCACCGCAATGCGCGTCGACGCGGCCATGGCGACCGTGTCCAGAGCGGCGTCGTCGAGAACGCCGGCCAGGATCCCTCGCAGGCGGCCCAGCCCTATGAAGGCGAGGCGCATCAGCACGAAGGCGCGTATGCCGGCGAAGTGCATCCGCACGACGCTGAACATCATGATGAGCATCATGAGGACACGGCGCATCACGACCATGATGCGCATGAGACGCATGATCACGATCAAGACCATTCGCACGATCACGATTCTCAGCACGACCACGAACGTCACCACGATCACGATGCGCAAGGTCCTGATACGCGGACAGATGCCGCAAGCGAAGCACCGGTCGCGGAATTGGAATCCGGCGTGCCCGCCGCGGCGCCGGTCGAGGCGGCCGCCCCCGAGGCGACGGCCGAACACGCTCACGACGAACACGCGCATGATGAGCATCATGACGAGGAACGGGCGCGCGAAAACGCGGCCCATGCCGACGACGCGCCGCATATCGAGCACGCCGGTGAAGGCTACGCCGTTGCTTCTCCCGACGAACTCGCCCCGGCCTCCGAACGCGACGACGGCCATGACGATGAGGACGACGCCGAGGACGCCGAAGAGGAAGTCGTCGAATCCGTCGGCGGCGACGACGTGCTGGAGGAAGTTCCGGAACGCCCGTTCCGCCCGCGCCGCCAGTACAAGATCCAGGAAGTCATCAAGCGCCGCCAGGTGATGCTGGTTCAGGTCGTCAAGGAAGAGCGCGGCAACAAGGGCGCCGCGCTGACGACCTATCTGTCGCTGGCCGGCCGCTATGCGGTGCTGATGCCCAACACCGCCCGCGGCGGCGGCATCAGCCGCAAGATCACCTCGGCCCAGGACCGTTCGCGGCTGAAGGAAGTGGTGCAGGACCTCGACGTGCCCGAGGGCATGGGGATCATCCTGCGCACTGCCGGCGCCTCGCGGACCAAGCCCGAGATCAAGCGCGACTTCGAATATCTGATCCGGATGTGGGAAACCGTGCGCGACATGACGCTGAAGTCGCAGGCCCCCACCCTCGTCTATGAGGAAGGCTCGCTGATCAAGCGCTCACTGCGCGACCTCTACAACAAGGAAATCGACGAAATCCAGGTCGCGGGCGAATCCGGCTACCAGGAAGCGCGCGACTTCATGAAGATGCTGATGCCCTCGAACGTGCGGGCAGTGCGGCAGTATCGCGACGGCCAGCCGCTGTTCTCGCGGATGGGCGTCGAGAGCCAGTTAGATGCGATGTTCTCGCCGACCGTGCAGCTGCGTTCCGGCGGCTACATCGTCATCAACCAGACCGAAGCGCTGGTCTCGATCGACGTCAACTCCGGCCGCTCGACCCGCGAACACCACATCGAGGACACCGCGCTCAAGACCAATCTCGAGGCGGCCGAGGAAGTCGCGCGACAATTACGCCTGCGCGATCTCGCAGGCCTCATCGTCATCGACTTCATCGACATGGACGAGAAGCGCAACAACCGCGCGGTCGAGCGCAAGCTGTCCGACTGCCTGCGGCAGGACCGCGCGCGCATCCAGGTCGGACGCATCTCGCATTTCGGCCTGCTGGAAATGTCCCGCCAGCGCATCCGCGCCAGCGTGCTGGAGAGTTCGACCGAGCCCTGCGCGGTTTGCGGCGGCAGCGGTCACGTGCGCTCGGTCTCGTCGGTCGCGCTGCAATTGCTGCGCGGCATCGAGGAAATCCTGATGAAGGGCGCGACCCACAATCTGGTGGTGCGCACCCGCACCGACGTCGCGCTCTATGTGCTCAATCACAAGCGCGGCCATCTGCGCGACCTCGAAAATGCCTTCAAGGTGTCGCTCGCGGTGAGCGCCGATCCAACCGTTGCCGGCCAGCAGTCGTACATCATCGACCGCGGCGAGCAGGTGCATACGCTGGAAGCAGCCAAGGCGTTGCTGGCGGCGCAGGCCACCGCCTTCCCGCCGCAGGTCGAGGAAGCCTATGATGACGACGAGGCGTTCGACATCGAAGCCGAATCCGAGATCGAAACCGACGAGACCGAGGGGCTGGCCGACGAGGCCGCCGAAGCCGCAGTGGGCGAAGGCGAAGGAGACGGCCACCGCCGCAAGCGGCGCCGGCGCCGGCGCGGCCGTGGCGAGCCCCGTGAAGGCGGTGCCCCGCGTGAGGACAGTGACGCGATGCGCGTCGCGGGCGAGGCCGTCGAAGGCGTGACCGCCGAGGACGGCGAAGCTGACGAAGACGAAGGCGACGAACAGCCCGGCATGGCCCGCGGCGATCAGCCTGCCGGTGGCGAGCGGCGCCCGCGCCGTCGCGGCCGTCGCGGCGGACGCCGCCGGCGTGGTGCCGAGCTGGAAGATGGCTTGGCCGGATCGATCGCGGACGAACTCGGGCCGACCCCGACTCCCGAAGTGACCAGCGCGGTTGCCGATTTCGACGGCGGCGCGTCCGAGCCCGCGCCATCGCTGGTGCAGGCTGACTTTCAGCCCGAACCGGTCTCGCAGCCGGCGGAGATGCAGCCTGCGGCCTACGCCCAGCCCGAGCCGGTCGAGAGCGCACCCGCGCCGTCAACTGAAGAAACCACGCAAGAGGCCGAGCGGGCCGCGGCGCGGCGGCGTTCGACGGTGCGCGAGAAAGTCAGCTTCGTGACCAGCGCTCCGGCCGAACCGGCGCCCTCCTCCGTCAGCCAGAGTGCGCCGGAGCCGTTCGAGTCGCCCGCGCCTGCTCCGACCGAGCCGGCGCCGGCCACATCGGACGAGGGCGCGCCACGCAAGGCGGGCTGGTGGTCGCGGCGCTTCGGCAGCGGCGAGTAA
- a CDS encoding N-acetylmuramoyl-L-alanine amidase — protein MASRANHLVLLGCGLLCAAALLRAQMAGPSVAQAQVYQAPAYQTPLYQGPAAIPSPAAASNFPIASDARLAGDTKQTRFILDLDKPVQFRAFALADPYRVIVDLPQVSFQLPAGVGVAGRGLVKAFRYGLVMPGGSRIVFDLTGPAKIAKSYVLEAANGQPPRLVLEFEDVDRTAFVQSLAPESRPELRPAIAEANAAAARAEAPAAPPSPPDKRPVVVIDPGHGGVDNGTQAGGGDIMEKNLVLGFGLALRDRIEKSGKYRVVMTRTDDTFIPLGDRVKIARNESAALFVSIHADALRRGEGDAQGATIYTLSDKATDSEAERLADTENKSDAIGGVSLADEPTEVADILIDLVQRETKTFSNRFARILMGEMKTTVRMHKHPLKSAGFRVLKAPDVPSVLVELGYVSNKGDLEHLVSENWRNRTVGAMAQAIDAFLAKRLATAGPGK, from the coding sequence TTGGCGAGCCGCGCAAATCACCTTGTTTTGCTGGGATGTGGCCTATTGTGCGCCGCAGCATTGCTGCGCGCCCAAATGGCCGGCCCCAGCGTGGCCCAGGCACAGGTTTATCAAGCACCCGCCTATCAAACGCCGCTTTATCAAGGACCGGCCGCCATTCCGAGCCCAGCGGCGGCATCGAATTTCCCGATCGCGTCGGACGCTCGCCTGGCCGGCGATACCAAACAGACCCGTTTCATCCTCGATCTCGACAAGCCGGTCCAGTTTCGGGCCTTTGCCCTGGCGGACCCATATCGCGTGATCGTCGATCTTCCCCAAGTCAGTTTCCAGCTTCCGGCCGGAGTCGGTGTCGCGGGACGGGGATTGGTCAAGGCGTTCCGTTACGGTCTCGTCATGCCGGGCGGATCGCGGATCGTGTTCGACCTGACGGGACCTGCCAAGATCGCCAAATCCTATGTGCTGGAGGCGGCCAACGGCCAGCCGCCGCGGCTGGTGCTCGAATTCGAAGACGTCGACCGCACCGCCTTTGTACAGTCGCTGGCGCCCGAAAGCCGCCCCGAACTGCGGCCTGCGATCGCCGAGGCCAACGCCGCCGCTGCGCGGGCGGAAGCGCCGGCAGCGCCTCCGTCGCCGCCGGACAAAAGGCCGGTGGTCGTGATCGATCCTGGCCATGGCGGCGTCGACAACGGCACCCAGGCCGGCGGCGGCGACATCATGGAAAAGAATCTGGTGCTCGGCTTTGGCCTGGCGCTGCGCGATCGGATCGAGAAGTCGGGCAAGTATCGCGTCGTCATGACCCGGACGGACGACACCTTCATTCCGCTCGGCGACCGCGTGAAGATCGCGCGCAACGAGTCAGCGGCGCTGTTCGTCTCGATCCATGCCGACGCCCTGCGTCGTGGCGAGGGCGATGCCCAGGGCGCCACCATCTATACGCTCTCCGATAAGGCCACCGACTCCGAAGCCGAGCGGCTGGCGGACACTGAAAACAAGTCGGACGCGATCGGCGGGGTCAGTCTCGCCGACGAGCCGACCGAGGTCGCCGACATCCTGATCGACCTGGTGCAACGGGAGACCAAAACCTTTTCAAACCGGTTCGCGCGGATCCTGATGGGCGAAATGAAGACCACGGTGCGGATGCACAAGCATCCGCTGAAATCGGCCGGTTTCCGGGTCCTGAAGGCCCCCGACGTGCCCTCGGTCCTGGTCGAGCTCGGCTACGTCTCGAACAAGGGCGACCTTGAGCATCTGGTGTCGGAAAACTGGCGGAACCGGACGGTCGGTGCGATGGCGCAGGCAATTGATGCGTTTTTAGCCAAACGGCTGGCAACTGCCGGACCGGGCAAGTGA
- a CDS encoding penicillin-binding protein 1A, producing MRFLVRFLGFLFAAGTVVFLVGVAGVAGAIWHFSKDLPDYSQLQDYEPPVMTRVHASDGALLGEYSKERRLYLPIQAVPKLVINAFLAAEDKNFYEHGGIDFTGMARAAVLYAQNFGSNKRPQGASTITQQVAKNFLLTNEVSFTRKIKEALLAMRIERAYSKDRILELYLNEIYLGLGAYGIAAASLVYFDKSVNELTIAEASYLAALPKAPAVLHPVRNRDRAVERRNYVVDRLLENGWIKQADADKARKEALNVTSRGNGAHIFAGEYFAEEVRRDIFERYGEKKLYEGGLSVRATLDPKMQVMARKAMVAGLVKYDEASGWRGAPSKLDISGDWGVKLADVKSLGDIAPWRMAVVLETSDQSARIGFQPGRELGGAISKVRQTGIITLDGVRWAKAASGPAKGRTPTSVAQVLAAGDVIYADPLFDKEGKPVEGQYRLRQLPEVSGAMVAMDPWTGRVLAMVGGFSFDQSQFNRATQAYRQPGSSFKPLVYSAAMDNGYTPSTVVVDAPIEIDQGQGVGVWRPENYSSGKYQGPVTLRNALRNSLNTVTVRLAQDIGMPLIGEYSKRFGVYDELPNYLSYALGAGETTVMRMVTAYSMFANGGRRVKPTLIDRIQDRYGHTIFKHDARECRGCDAPGGWKNQAEPQLVDRREQVLDPMTAYQITSMMEYVVQAGTATVVKEVGKPIAGKTGTTNDEKDAWFIGFSPDLVVGIYVGFDKPRNLGRGMTGGHLAAPIAKDFLKLALADKPAIPFKVPAGIKLVRVDPKSGMRAGPGSGGLLEAFKPGTAPPDNYSVIGVADADGRMPQQGYPQGYQQGYQPDSGNIMRPGTGGLY from the coding sequence ATGCGCTTTCTGGTCCGGTTTTTGGGTTTCCTGTTCGCCGCCGGGACTGTCGTGTTCCTGGTCGGCGTGGCCGGCGTCGCGGGCGCGATCTGGCATTTCTCCAAGGACCTGCCGGACTACTCACAGCTTCAGGATTACGAGCCTCCGGTGATGACGCGCGTGCACGCGTCCGACGGTGCACTGCTCGGCGAATATTCCAAGGAGCGCCGCCTCTATCTGCCGATTCAGGCGGTGCCGAAGCTCGTCATCAACGCCTTCCTCGCGGCCGAGGACAAGAACTTCTACGAGCACGGCGGCATCGACTTCACCGGCATGGCGCGCGCGGCCGTCCTGTATGCGCAAAATTTCGGCTCCAACAAGCGTCCGCAGGGCGCCTCGACGATCACCCAGCAAGTTGCAAAGAACTTCCTGCTGACCAACGAGGTCTCGTTCACCCGCAAGATCAAGGAAGCCTTGCTGGCGATGCGCATCGAGCGCGCCTATTCGAAGGACCGCATCCTCGAGCTCTATCTCAACGAAATCTATCTCGGTCTTGGCGCCTACGGCATCGCGGCCGCATCGCTGGTCTATTTCGACAAATCGGTGAACGAACTCACGATCGCGGAAGCCTCCTATCTGGCGGCGCTGCCCAAGGCTCCCGCGGTGCTGCACCCGGTTCGCAACCGCGATCGCGCGGTCGAGCGGCGCAATTACGTGGTCGATCGCCTGCTGGAAAACGGCTGGATCAAGCAGGCCGACGCCGACAAGGCCCGCAAGGAAGCGCTCAACGTCACCAGCCGCGGCAACGGCGCGCATATCTTCGCCGGCGAATATTTTGCCGAGGAAGTCCGGCGCGACATTTTCGAGCGCTACGGCGAAAAGAAGCTGTACGAAGGCGGATTGTCCGTCCGTGCCACGCTCGATCCGAAGATGCAGGTGATGGCGCGCAAGGCCATGGTCGCCGGCCTCGTCAAATATGACGAGGCGAGCGGCTGGCGCGGCGCACCGTCCAAGCTGGATATTTCCGGCGACTGGGGCGTGAAGCTCGCCGACGTCAAATCGCTGGGCGACATTGCGCCGTGGCGGATGGCCGTGGTGCTGGAGACGTCCGACCAGTCGGCGCGGATCGGTTTCCAGCCGGGCCGCGAGCTCGGCGGCGCCATCAGCAAGGTCAGGCAGACCGGCATCATCACGCTCGATGGCGTGCGGTGGGCGAAGGCCGCATCAGGTCCCGCAAAGGGCAGGACACCGACCTCGGTGGCGCAAGTTCTGGCGGCCGGCGACGTGATCTATGCTGATCCGCTGTTCGACAAAGAGGGCAAGCCGGTCGAAGGTCAGTATCGGCTACGCCAGTTGCCGGAAGTGTCCGGCGCGATGGTCGCGATGGATCCGTGGACCGGCCGCGTGCTGGCGATGGTCGGCGGCTTCTCGTTCGATCAGAGCCAGTTCAACCGTGCGACCCAAGCCTATCGGCAGCCGGGTTCGTCCTTCAAGCCGCTGGTGTATTCGGCGGCAATGGACAACGGCTACACCCCGTCGACGGTCGTCGTCGACGCGCCAATTGAAATCGATCAGGGACAGGGCGTCGGTGTCTGGCGCCCGGAAAACTATTCGTCCGGAAAATACCAGGGACCGGTCACGCTGCGCAACGCGCTGCGGAATTCGCTGAATACGGTGACGGTGCGGCTGGCCCAGGACATCGGCATGCCCTTGATCGGTGAGTATTCCAAGCGTTTCGGCGTCTACGACGAGTTGCCGAACTATCTGTCCTATGCACTCGGCGCCGGCGAAACCACGGTCATGCGGATGGTGACGGCCTATTCGATGTTCGCCAATGGCGGCCGCCGCGTGAAGCCGACGCTGATCGATCGCATTCAGGATCGCTACGGCCACACCATCTTCAAGCATGACGCCCGCGAATGCCGCGGTTGCGACGCGCCCGGCGGCTGGAAGAATCAGGCCGAGCCGCAGCTCGTGGACCGCCGCGAGCAGGTGCTCGATCCGATGACGGCATATCAGATCACCTCGATGATGGAATATGTGGTCCAGGCCGGCACCGCGACGGTGGTCAAGGAAGTCGGCAAGCCGATCGCCGGCAAGACCGGCACCACCAACGATGAAAAGGACGCCTGGTTCATCGGCTTCTCGCCGGACCTCGTGGTCGGCATCTATGTCGGTTTCGACAAGCCGCGCAATCTCGGCCGCGGCATGACCGGCGGTCATCTGGCCGCACCGATCGCCAAGGACTTCCTGAAGCTCGCGCTCGCCGACAAGCCCGCTATACCCTTCAAGGTGCCCGCCGGCATCAAGCTCGTCCGCGTCGACCCCAAGAGCGGCATGCGCGCCGGTCCGGGCAGTGGCGGCCTTCTCGAAGCCTTCAAGCCGGGCACCGCGCCGCCGGATAACTACTCGGTCATCGGTGTGGCCGATGCGGATGGTCGGATGCCGCAGCAGGGATACCCGCAAGGGTATCAGCAAGGGTACCAGCCCGACTCCGGCAATATCATGCGTCCAGGAACCGGCGGGCTTTACTGA
- a CDS encoding penicillin-binding protein 1A, producing the protein MRFLVRFLGFLFTAGTVVFLVGVAGVAGAIWHFSRDLPDYSQLQDYEPPVMTRVHASDGALLGEYSKERRLYLPIQAMPKLVTNAFLAAEDKNFYEHGGIDFTGMARAAVVYAQNLGSNRRPQGASTITQQVAKNFLLTNEVSFTRKIKEALLAMRIERAYSKDRILELYLNEIYLGLGAYGIAAASLVYFDKSVNELTVAEAAYLAALPKAPAQLHPVRNRDRAVERRNYVIDRLVENGWIKQADADKARKEPLAVTSRSNAAHTFAGEYFAEEVRRDIFERYGEKKLYEGGLSVRTTLDPKLQVMARKTMAAGLVNFDEAQGWRGAISKLDISGDWGVKLADVKSLSDISPWRMAVVLETSEQSARIGFQPGRELGGAISKDRQTGLITLEGVRWAKAASAPARSKTPNSVSQILSPGDVIYADPLFGKDGHAVEGQYRLRQLPEVSGAMVAMDPWTGRVVAMVGGFSFDQSQFNRATQAYRQPGSTFKPLVYSAAMDNGYTPATIMIDGPIEIDQGQGAGVWRPENFSVGSYRGPITLREALKWSVNTVTVRLAQDVGMPLIGEYAKRFGVYEELPNYLSYSLGAGETTVMRMVTAYSMFANGGRRVKPTLIDRIQDRYGRTIFKHDARECRGCDAPGGWKNQPEPQLVDRREQVLDSMTAYQITSMLEGVVQGGTASVMREVGKPIAGKTGTTSDGKDVWFIGFSSDLVVGLYLGYDKPRSLGRAAQGGHTAAPIVKEFMKLALADKPATPFKIPAGIRLVRIDAKSGMRPGQGDGGRTILEAFKPGTAPPDNYSVVGVADQDGRMPQVIPPDAGNMQGISPDSGNIMRPGTGRLY; encoded by the coding sequence ATGCGTTTTCTGGTCCGGTTTTTGGGTTTTCTGTTTACCGCCGGGACTGTCGTGTTCCTGGTCGGCGTGGCCGGTGTCGCGGGCGCGATCTGGCATTTCTCCAGGGACCTGCCGGACTATTCGCAGCTTCAGGATTACGAGCCGCCGGTGATGACGCGCGTGCATGCCTCGGACGGCGCGCTGCTCGGCGAGTATTCGAAGGAGCGGCGTCTCTATCTGCCGATCCAGGCGATGCCAAAACTCGTCACCAACGCGTTCCTCGCGGCCGAGGACAAGAATTTTTACGAGCACGGCGGCATCGACTTCACGGGCATGGCGCGCGCCGCCGTGGTGTATGCGCAGAACCTTGGCTCCAACCGCCGGCCGCAGGGTGCCTCCACGATCACCCAGCAGGTCGCGAAGAACTTCCTTTTGACCAACGAGGTTTCCTTCACGCGCAAGATCAAGGAAGCCCTGCTGGCGATGCGCATCGAGCGTGCCTATTCCAAGGACCGCATCCTCGAACTCTATCTCAATGAAATCTATCTCGGCCTCGGCGCCTACGGCATCGCCGCCGCATCGCTGGTCTATTTCGACAAATCGGTGAACGAACTAACGGTGGCGGAAGCCGCCTATCTGGCAGCGCTTCCGAAAGCACCGGCCCAGTTGCATCCGGTGCGCAACCGCGACCGCGCGGTCGAGCGGCGCAATTACGTGATCGACCGCCTGGTGGAAAACGGCTGGATCAAGCAGGCCGACGCCGACAAGGCCCGCAAGGAACCGCTGGCCGTGACCAGCCGGTCCAACGCCGCGCACACCTTTGCCGGCGAGTATTTTGCCGAGGAGGTCCGGCGCGACATCTTCGAGCGCTACGGCGAAAAGAAGCTCTATGAAGGCGGATTGTCCGTCCGCACCACGCTCGATCCGAAGCTGCAGGTGATGGCGCGCAAAACCATGGCCGCCGGCCTCGTGAATTTTGACGAGGCCCAGGGCTGGCGCGGAGCTATCAGCAAGCTCGACATATCAGGCGATTGGGGCGTGAAGCTCGCCGATGTCAAATCGCTGAGCGACATCTCGCCCTGGCGAATGGCCGTGGTGCTGGAGACTTCCGAACAGTCGGCCCGTATCGGTTTCCAGCCCGGCCGCGAACTGGGCGGCGCGATCTCCAAGGACCGGCAAACCGGCCTCATTACGCTGGAGGGTGTCCGATGGGCAAAGGCGGCTTCCGCTCCGGCTCGCAGCAAGACGCCGAACTCGGTCTCGCAAATTCTTTCGCCGGGCGATGTGATCTACGCCGATCCGCTGTTCGGCAAGGACGGCCACGCGGTCGAAGGCCAGTATCGCCTGCGGCAATTGCCTGAAGTGTCCGGCGCCATGGTCGCGATGGATCCTTGGACCGGCCGCGTGGTTGCGATGGTGGGAGGCTTCTCGTTCGACCAAAGCCAGTTCAATCGCGCGACCCAGGCCTATCGACAGCCGGGATCGACGTTCAAGCCGCTGGTCTATTCGGCAGCGATGGACAACGGCTACACCCCAGCGACCATCATGATCGACGGGCCGATCGAGATCGATCAGGGGCAGGGCGCCGGCGTCTGGCGCCCGGAGAACTTTTCGGTCGGCAGTTATCGTGGTCCCATTACGCTGCGTGAAGCCCTCAAATGGTCGGTCAACACCGTGACGGTGCGGTTGGCGCAGGATGTCGGCATGCCCCTGATCGGTGAATATGCCAAACGCTTCGGCGTCTATGAGGAATTGCCGAACTATCTTTCCTATTCGCTCGGCGCCGGCGAAACCACCGTCATGCGGATGGTCACGGCCTATTCGATGTTCGCCAACGGCGGCCGGCGGGTGAAGCCGACCCTGATCGACCGCATCCAGGACCGCTACGGACGGACGATTTTCAAACATGACGCGCGCGAGTGCCGCGGCTGCGACGCGCCGGGCGGCTGGAAGAATCAGCCCGAGCCTCAGCTCGTCGACCGCAGGGAGCAGGTGCTTGATTCGATGACGGCCTACCAGATCACCTCGATGCTGGAGGGGGTGGTGCAGGGTGGCACCGCGTCGGTCATGCGCGAGGTCGGCAAGCCGATCGCCGGCAAGACCGGCACCACCAGTGACGGAAAAGATGTCTGGTTCATCGGCTTTTCGTCGGATCTCGTCGTCGGTCTCTATCTTGGCTATGACAAGCCCCGCAGCCTGGGCAGAGCCGCGCAGGGCGGCCATACCGCGGCTCCGATCGTCAAAGAGTTCATGAAGCTCGCGCTCGCCGACAAGCCGGCGACCCCGTTCAAGATTCCCGCCGGCATCAGGCTGGTCCGTATCGATGCCAAGAGTGGCATGCGCCCCGGTCAAGGCGATGGCGGCCGCACCATCCTGGAAGCGTTCAAGCCGGGCACCGCGCCGCCGGATAATTATTCTGTCGTCGGCGTGGCCGACCAGGACGGGCGGATGCCGCAAGTAATCCCGCCTGACGCCGGCAATATGCAGGGAATCTCGCCTGACTCCGGCAATATCATGCGTCCCGGAACCGGCAGGCTTTACTAA